From Strix aluco isolate bStrAlu1 chromosome 5, bStrAlu1.hap1, whole genome shotgun sequence:
AGGTCATTTAGTAAAAGAGTAAAGACAACAAATGTCCTGTTTCTTTCAGCACGCCCTCTCCCCACCGACCCACAACAAATCCAAACACTTCAAAGTTTGCTCAGAAGTTCGGAGGGGCAGAGAAATGCTCCAGGTGTGGCGATTCTGTTTATGCGGCAGAGAAAGTAATAGGAGCTGGAAAGGTAAGGAACTGCATGTGCCATTTTGTACCTGCTATGTGGACTTTAAAGTGAGCAAGGTATGTTATGTGGGTTTCAGTAGGGAACCAACTGTGAGGCAGAATTACCTTAAAATTGCATTTCTTAGCATTGGAAATAGTCAAATCAATCAACTTAACTGAACAAAAAGCACTTGAAATGCAGGGTGATGAAGACTCACCTTGGATTTCAGAGGTGAAGCTTCAATATCGTCTTGTGCCAGAGAGTTGAAGCAGACTATGGGAGTGCTTTCCCCCCAGAAGAAGGGAGCAGTCTCGTGGTGTGCAGCTTTTGGTGAAGGCTGAATGTTTCAGCAGAAAGGGGATGGTCTCTGAAAATACCGTGTAAAACTGAGCCAGCTGTCTGACTTGATACAGAGAGCCAAGATCTACTCTGAATTGATTAGAGCAAGCCCTAACCATTCAaaatgctgccctgagcaggacaCAGTGTGGAATTCGGGGCTTTGCGTCACTCGCAGGAATGCAGACGCTCTCATCTGCTACTGATGCACTTGAACTGGTTTTTATTGCACCAGTCATCTATAAAtgcattaatgcatttttttaccAAGTCAGGCATTCTGtgtatttaaacttttttttccctatttttttttttccccctagccATGGCACAAAAACTGCTTCCGATGTGCCAAGTGTGGAAAGAGCCTAGAATCTACAACCCTAActgaaaaagagggagaaatctATTGTAAAGgtgaggaaagaaacaaagattGTTTGTTTATGGTTCAAGGTAattggcttgtattagaaatggtgtgaccagcagaagtagggaggtgatagtgcccctgtactctgcactggtgaggccacacctggagtattgtgtccagttttgggcacctcaatacaagagggatattgtgctggagcaagtgcagaggagggcaacgaagctgtgAAGgccctggagaacagatcctatgagcgactgaaggagctgggcctgttcagtttgaggaagagaaggctgaggggagacctcatcactctctacaactacctgaaaggacattgtagagaggttgtagagaggttggtgctggtctcttctcacaggtgattagtgacagaacaagagggaatggctttaaactgcaacaggggaggttcagactggacattaggaaaaaaattttcacagaaagagtggtcagacagtggaataggctgcccagtgaggtggtggagtcgccatccctggatgtgtttaagggtcgtttagataagctgttgggggatatggtgtaggggagaactttgtagagtagggctgatggttggactcgatgatcccaagggtcttttccaacctgaatgattctgtgattctgtaatgtgtTACAAGGATGGATGCTGAATTTATTCCTGATACAAGAAACTTTCAGGCTCCTGTCAAGATGAAAGTGTTCTATAAGTCATATGAATAGAGCTGAGAAATGAAATATGTATTATTGAAGCTGCTGATGTAGCTTACATTTGCAACAAGCAAAACATTACATACtgagaaatgcagcagcagcCCTCTGCCTGCGTCAGTAAGGAAACAAGCTAGGAGGCATCCTGCCATCATCACTTGATCCACACAGTGGTTTGGTGTACTGATGACAATATATATCTTAACAGATACCTAGCCACAGAACTAAGGTATGAATTGCTTTCACAGAGTAGGTTGGGAGCTATATGGACTGAACAGTCATGGCTATTGAGTTCAGGCATGGCAGTTCCGCAGcttaacaaaatgtttttccaagAGCATTGCTTTCAGTGGGGATGTTCTGGGGACTAATAGGAAGTGGCTGAGGGGGTTAGCCTAGACAGTGCTGTTCTTAACGATTGAACCAGAAGCCTCAGCTGCCACATGTTCATCTTTCTTGCAGGTTGTTACGCGAAGAATTTTGGCCCCAAGGGATTCGGGTACGGCCAGGGAGCAGGCGCCCTTGTTCATGCCCAGTGAGGGGGCGCAGCTCAAAGTCCCTTCAGAACCCCTTATAGCTCTGCTGAGATCCTGCTACGAGAAACAAGGGAGTTTCCTAAATGTTACTAACTACTGTGAAACAGATACTAGTTACTGTAGTGCTTGGGCATAtgttcagcagatttttttttttaaaaaaaaaaagcactgcttttttccttgctttgtatATCACACTGTAACACTTTTAATACTGAGTATCAATTCAATAAAGCTTTGCTTGTTGATATATCCTAAAGCCAAGTGTTACATGCTTTGTCAGCAATAAAAGATAAGTATAGGAAGTGGTGTTGGGGTACTTCAGGTGTGGAGGTATGATGCTATAGACTTGGCATCAGTGTGACTGAAAGCTGGACATACTGAGCGCTGGTCATGGCCTTCAGAGGTGGACGACTGTCTCCCAGTATCACACCATCACATGCATGTGCAAGGCAACTTGCTGCTCGCTGCACAGAAGTAGTAAATCTTAATCTACTGCTCTGTGCAGTGACACAGCTCTGAAAGTGATAGAGCGTAAGTCGCTGTGTGCCTCAGTGGCTCACTGTTGCTGCCAAAGAGGCTCtagtgaatggaaaacaaatTTACCACTGTAATATTTTGTGGGATTGCACCTGCTTTGGTATTGAGGTGTTACTATGCACAGGACTTGCTGTGTAGAAGGAGTGCTCTAGGGAGACAGCTACAGTCCCTACTCAGCAGTTGACCAAGCTTTGGACTATGATGTCAAACTCAGGTTTAAGGGCAGCTTTTGACCTTTTCTCAGGAGTGTTAGGACCCTTAGTTCCCTGAAGATGGTGGAGGGTTTCAGCCTCTTGAGGACAGCATCTGACAAGGTAGCTGCAGCACAACAACAGAGCAGAATAAAATTCTGTCTTTAAGTGCTCTGGTAGTAAAGGTGACTTGAACTCAAGTTGATGGGCAAGGAGTAATGGCAATTAACCACATCGAATGCAGTGTAGATCTACTCTGTGTGAACACACCAGATGGGTGAAGGCCATATCATCAGGGGCCTTGACTCTGCTAATGTAACTCTTTAGGAACTGCTGCTAATAGACGTCTACAATTGGGAGGCAATTACTTTTGCGTTAGCCAGATCTTGAGTGGAAAGCTCACAGAAGAACTTGGCTTCTTTTAGGGGCTAGAGCAGCTCCCAACACAAGCCTGCAAAGTCTGAGCTGACAGTACCTGCAACTGCACATCTTGTGAAGCAAACGGGAGTCACCTCAACAGGAGCCACAGGACCAGGCCACCCCAAAGGCCTTACGTGAGAATGAAGTACTTAAGCCTGTAATAGTTATGCAAAAATCACCCAGTTTAAGGCAGCTTGCCTTATTTTTCTGCAAGTAACAAGCATTTAGTATGAGCAGCTtcacaatttttattatttgggttttttttaatctagttctAAGTTTCTTGAGCACCTGAAGCAGACCTTCACTAGTGTGCTCAGGCTCCTCTGCCAAGGTCCCTTTGCAAAGCTAATGGCTTCCTGTTGCCTGCAGTAAGGAGGAGGCATGAGATCTGGGCATCAACACCTCTTAAAAGTACAAACCGAGCCTCAGAAGAGCGCACCTGCAGGTAACAGTGTCTTTCCATCCCTGCCAGTGAAGGGCAGGCTATTGCACAAGGGCTTCCCGAGAGGCCAACCACATCAGCGGGGAGGCGCAAGCTCCAGCCCTGGGGGCTACAACCCAGATGGTGTTCTGGGGGGAGGGGCAGGTTCACTTTCAACTCTCATCATGCCCAACAGAAGTTAGTTAAAGAAAAGATGAGACTTGAAACTCTGACTGGTTTGGGAAGCAGGCTGATactttttgggggaaaaaaaaaaaaccttcacagaGTGGATTTACGGAGACACATTCAAGACTGGGAACACTGCAATAAAATAGTAAGCACGTGTGTCAACACAGTCTAAGGCAGAGTTTCAAGCAGCATCTACCACTGTGGTCTGAGGCAGTGAAGCAGTGGAAGCCAAAAGCCTAATTAGAAAAATACATACTAGTCAAAATAATACACAAAGAGCATTTTGTAGGGGTTACAAAGGAACAATGTGGATATGAGGAAGAACAGACAGCTGGCTCAAAATGTGAGCCAAGAGCTTGTGCAGTTCACAGAGAGGGAAAGATTACAACTGAAAAAGACAACAGTAATGCAGAAACAGCTCACATTTCAGGTGGGAGTGAGGCAGCAAGCAAGAGCACAGCCCAGGAAACCTTTGGTCCTGCTACTCATACTGATAATCCTaatacttttctcctttttttttttttaaaaaaaagtacttttctctTTTATCAACTACCTTGATAGTGGCATTGGAAGGATTGATCCCCTCTGACTCTTCCAACCCGAGCAAGGACAGCTCTAACTTAGAAGTGGTATTCAGGCCCCAGCAGCTGAGGACATGAAGACAATGACAATATTCCCTTTCTATATCGTTGTTACCTGATGGAAGTGCTTTCTCTTCTCAGGAAAGGCATTATATAAAATGCTGAGTGGCACTGTTCAATAGACAGAAACCAAAATAAGGCTTTTGACCCACTACTGAGCCGATGAAACCACTCCCCATTAGTTGATGTAGCTACTGTAATGGATCTAAACCCACCACATTAGCAGAGTTGGCAGATGCAGTTTATGCTGACAAAGTGATCTAACACACTGTTCATTTACCtataaaatacagctttcaatTCTTAGAAAAATGAACTGTAGAAGTGATTGGAAGTGATTTAAACTGCTAAAAATCAAGGGCTTTCATTTCCTGGAGGGAGTCATAGCGGTAACTCACAGCTCCATACCGCTCTACATCCCAACAACTTATTTAAcggcagaaaaataaagaaaataaggaataaaGAAAACTTGTAACCATAAAGACAATATACCTGTCAAGAGAAATGAGTAGCCTACACTGAAGTGCTGTCACTTGGTTACTGTCAACTATGCTGCAGCTGAAAAGCACTGATGAAAAAAAGCTCAGCCCAGGCTAGAGTAATGCTTTGAGTTAGTCTCAGGTTGGAGCCCTAATTCCAGGAGAAATTGGGTCTCAAAAGTACTGTGACTTCATGATCTGGAGATCTTAAGTAGTACATAAGGTTGGAGGCAATGTGAATATGGCACAAAGTTTATAAGATACAGCACTGAGTTTATAAGATACTGCAAATAAATTCAACCTGGAATTAGTAGGTGCAATTTTTACTGATCGCCATTCAGTAGCCTAAGGTGGATAAAATCCAAATGCAAGTATTCACAAGCAGACACTGCCTTCATAGCAAAAACATCTGATTTTACTTAAAGGCAGCTCATGGGAGGTGCAAGGGAGTAAACTCTAAGCAAGCCATAATGAGGGTGCAGAGGGCAGGCTTCTTcctaaataaaacaaacccagtCACCACCTTTCAAGCCATCAGGAGCCCACTCGTACCTCCCACGAGCAGCAACCTCTCTGATGAAGCACTGCAAGTGTCTGATGGAGATCTTCAGCACagaatgtcttttttaaaaaagaaagtaccCTCCCTGATCTAACCAGACAAGTCAAAGGCTGGGCAGCAGAGGTGAGCTTGGGCCCAGCCTCACCAGAACCATTGCTTGGGGAAGGGGAGAACAGCACCAACGATCCTTGATGTCAATACTGAACCCACATccagcagaaaacacagagaCTTTTTTCTGCCCATTAGGTGTGCTCTTAAGTCCTAGCTCTATACTTTAATACATATTGCTGGCTATAAATATCCTGATTAAGTTCCAGCTGGGATAGTTACCTTGTTTCTACTCAAAAATCTAACCTTTAGCATGGACCAGAAGAGCCAAGGTATTGTCTTCTGCAAGTGCCATCTAGAATCACACACATCTTGGTCATACCTCCTAGCCCTATGTTGATGTCTTGTTTACCCTTAAAATACCTCAACTGCCATTAAATACATACATTTGGCCACCTGAAATGTTCCCTAGGAGAAATTCTCCCTTAAGAAGTGTTACCCTGCCAGCATGCTTTGCTCAAAAGAATGGAGCATCTAATCAGGGAATGGTAACTCTAGTACAAAGTTATACTTTACCAAAACCCAGCGTGGTTTGCAGGATTTCACATTAGCACAGAACTGGGTGCACGCTATCTCTGAGACACCTATAAATCTTTCCTGAAAGACCTTACTAAAATAAGATGCAAGATAGCAGCTATTTTCTCATAGTACGGCTTCTGAAATCA
This genomic window contains:
- the CSRP2 gene encoding cysteine and glycine-rich protein 2; this encodes MPNWGGGNKCGACGRTVYHAEEVQCDGRSFHRCCFLCMVCRKNLDSTTVAIHDAEVYCKSCYGKKYGPKGYGYGQGAGTLNMDRGERLGIKPESTPSPHRPTTNPNTSKFAQKFGGAEKCSRCGDSVYAAEKVIGAGKPWHKNCFRCAKCGKSLESTTLTEKEGEIYCKGCYAKNFGPKGFGYGQGAGALVHAQ